The DNA region GAAAAGGAAAAAGAAAAAATTACTAAGATATCAGATTTTTATCCATTAATAAGATATGCTATATTAAGTAAAAAAGAAAAATTAGCAGATTATCAAGATGTAGAAAATGGATTAGAAAATAGAATATATGAAATGGCTTTAAAGTATGAAAATCATCAAGAATTTTTTAATAATCTTATTACTAAAAGATATACAATAGGGAGAATACAAAGAATATTAATTCATATTTTATTAGATATAACAAAAGCAGATACTAATTATTTAAAAGAAAATATTCCTTATATAAGAATTTTAGGATTTTCTAAAAAGGGAAGAGAATATTTAAAAACTATAGAAAAAAATAATGATGTAAAAATATTAACTTCTTTTAAAAATATAAAAAAAATATTAAATGAAAAAGAAATAAAATTTTTAGAATTAAATGAAAAAGCTAGTATAATTTATAAAATTATTAATCCTTATGAGGATAGAAAAATTCCAATAATTATAGATTAATAAAAATATATGAAAGGAGGATTGTATAAATAAATATTTATATTTATAATACAATAAAAAATGAAATTAAATAAAAAAGTACAAATTCTATATGGAATAGGAGTCAGTTATGCAATAGTAGACCAGATATTTGCTCAATGGATATTATATTTTTACTTACCACCAGAAAGTTCAGGATTAAAACCTATAATGGCTCCAGCACTAATATCTATAGCTTTAGCAATTTCAAGAATAGTAGACATGATAACAGACCCAACAATAGGTTATTTATCTGATAAAATAAATACTAGATGGGGAAGAAGAATACCTTTTATAGCTGTAGGAAGTATACCTTTAGGAATAACTACAATAGCATTTTTTTATCCTCCAACTGGAAATCCAACAAGTTCATTTATTTATTTAGCTATAATTGGTTCGCTATTTTTTACTTTTTATACTATAGTTGGAGCTCCATACAATGCTTTAATTCCTGAAATAGGTAATAGTATGGAAGAAAGATTAGATTTATCAACTTGGCAATCAGTATTTAGACTTCTTTATACAGCTATAGCTATGATAATACCTGGATTACTTATTAAAGTATTAGGGAAAGGAGATACTTTAATAGGAATAAGATATATGGTATTTATTTTAAGCATAATTTCAATTATTGGAGGATTTGTAACTGTTTTTGGAGTAAAAGAAAAAAATTATTCCAAAGGAGAAGTTTCAAAAATTTCTTTTAGAGAAACTATAAACTCACTTAAAAGCTATAAAAGTTTTTATTTTTATTTATTAGGGTTATTATTTTTCTTTGTTGGATTTAATACTTTAAGAGCTACAATGAATTACTATGTAGAAGATATTATGGGTTATGGAAAAGCTCAAATAACTTTAGCTTCAGCTATTTTGTTTGGAATGTCAGCTCTATTTTTTTATCCAACAAATAAGATTTCTAAAAAAATAGGTTATAGA from Fusobacterium perfoetens ATCC 29250 includes:
- a CDS encoding MFS transporter encodes the protein MKLNKKVQILYGIGVSYAIVDQIFAQWILYFYLPPESSGLKPIMAPALISIALAISRIVDMITDPTIGYLSDKINTRWGRRIPFIAVGSIPLGITTIAFFYPPTGNPTSSFIYLAIIGSLFFTFYTIVGAPYNALIPEIGNSMEERLDLSTWQSVFRLLYTAIAMIIPGLLIKVLGKGDTLIGIRYMVFILSIISIIGGFVTVFGVKEKNYSKGEVSKISFRETINSLKSYKSFYFYLLGLLFFFVGFNTLRATMNYYVEDIMGYGKAQITLASAILFGMSALFFYPTNKISKKIGYRKVMLGCLGLLIIFTGMLYFLGKILPTSFGFVLFALLGIPVAGGAFIFPPAMLSEISNKISEKTGNKIEGICFGIQGFFLKLAFMLSILVLPFILVWNNNGSGNVTKDGIYMTAIFSVISFIISAYFYYKYEE